Proteins from a single region of Chryseobacterium sp. W4I1:
- a CDS encoding pitrilysin family protein yields the protein MKKFFISVSLFCMLHAMAQKFDTQKVTDSQGYTYETVKNDQSGVRVYTLKNGLKVYLAKNDDAPRIQTYIPVRTGSNNDPSDNTGLAHYLEHMVFKGTSHLGTQDWAKEKVLLQQISDLYEQHKAEKDPEKKKLLYKKIDEVSQEASKYAIANEYDKAISSLGATGTNAHTWLDETVYKNNIPSNELEKWLKVEKERFSELVLRLFHTELEAVYEEYNRAQDNDGRLVNYAMMEALFPKHPNGQQTTIGTSEHLKSPSMVAIHKYFDTYYVPNNMAVVLVGDLDFDKTIKMVDQYFGAFAYKELPMKKMVSEQPMESIVTRTVKSPSTQRMTLAWRSDSNGTQNARLADVVAEILSNRGDAGLIDLNMNQTQKVLGAGAYESAFKAYGAFTMSVTPKEGQSLDDAKKLLLEQLDLVKKGQFPDWMLKAIVNDKKVQRMKSWETADGLATTLYDTYINEKTWQEELDDINQYEKISKADVVKFANEFFKDNYVVVYKEKGVNDKLVRVQNPGITPIKLNREAQSPFLKGILSSKVSEIKPEFIDYKTAIQTSQIKDKKVSFVKNKYNDVAQISYIFPFGTDNDKELSIAVTLFEYLGTDKYTPEQLKSEFYKLGISYSFRASNDQVVITLSGLEGNMKKGAELMNHWLTNVKADKEIYGKTVKTILEAREAGKKDKIRIMAALTNYAKYGKNSRMTDIVSKERLESIDAAELTKKIKALNQSPYEVLLYGQDQSGLEKAVKPYIAETSVQPAKAKEYQEPAAEGKVYFTNYDMVQMEMSKVAKGGDVNLSNFGKANVFNEYFGRGLSSIVFQEIRESKSLAYSAYVSYANATEKDHANYITNYIGTQANKLPLAVNAMNDLMASLPQIPAQFENSKGSALKQIASNRINRTNIFFNQMALKKLGVDYDIRKDIYSEIQGLTLPQLTSFYDTEIKPVKYNTAIIGKKENLNMESINKMGTFQEVSLEEIFGY from the coding sequence ATGAAGAAATTTTTTATTTCTGTTTCACTTTTCTGCATGCTGCATGCCATGGCGCAGAAATTTGACACTCAAAAGGTAACGGACAGCCAGGGGTATACTTATGAAACGGTGAAAAATGACCAGTCCGGTGTGAGAGTATATACCTTGAAGAACGGACTGAAGGTTTATCTGGCAAAGAATGATGATGCCCCAAGAATCCAGACCTATATTCCTGTAAGAACGGGATCCAATAATGATCCTAGCGACAATACAGGTCTGGCACATTACCTTGAACACATGGTTTTCAAGGGAACTTCTCATTTGGGAACGCAGGACTGGGCAAAGGAAAAAGTATTGCTGCAACAGATCTCTGATCTTTACGAGCAGCACAAAGCTGAAAAGGACCCTGAAAAGAAAAAACTGCTCTATAAGAAAATAGATGAGGTTTCTCAGGAAGCTTCCAAATATGCAATTGCCAATGAATATGACAAAGCAATCTCATCATTGGGCGCAACGGGAACGAATGCCCATACATGGCTTGATGAAACGGTTTATAAAAATAACATTCCTTCCAACGAGCTTGAAAAATGGCTGAAGGTGGAAAAAGAGCGTTTTTCTGAATTGGTATTGCGCCTTTTCCATACAGAACTGGAAGCTGTGTATGAAGAATACAACAGAGCCCAGGATAATGACGGCCGTCTTGTGAACTACGCAATGATGGAGGCTCTTTTTCCAAAGCATCCGAACGGGCAACAGACTACAATTGGGACTTCGGAACACCTGAAAAGCCCGTCAATGGTTGCTATTCATAAGTATTTTGATACGTATTATGTACCTAACAATATGGCTGTTGTTTTGGTAGGTGACCTGGATTTTGATAAAACCATTAAAATGGTGGATCAGTATTTTGGTGCTTTTGCGTACAAAGAGCTGCCGATGAAAAAAATGGTATCTGAACAGCCGATGGAAAGCATTGTGACGAGAACGGTAAAAAGTCCGAGTACACAGAGAATGACACTGGCCTGGAGATCGGATTCAAATGGAACTCAGAATGCAAGATTGGCGGATGTCGTTGCGGAAATTTTAAGCAACAGGGGCGATGCAGGTCTGATAGATCTTAATATGAATCAAACGCAAAAAGTATTGGGAGCAGGAGCTTATGAATCAGCTTTTAAAGCCTATGGTGCTTTTACGATGTCGGTAACTCCGAAAGAGGGACAGAGTCTTGATGATGCTAAAAAACTATTGCTAGAGCAGTTGGATTTGGTGAAAAAAGGACAGTTCCCGGATTGGATGCTGAAAGCCATCGTTAATGACAAGAAGGTACAGCGTATGAAGTCATGGGAAACCGCAGACGGACTAGCAACGACGTTGTATGATACCTATATCAATGAGAAGACATGGCAGGAGGAATTAGATGATATCAATCAATATGAAAAAATCTCCAAGGCAGATGTTGTCAAGTTTGCAAACGAGTTTTTCAAGGATAACTATGTTGTTGTTTATAAAGAAAAAGGAGTGAATGATAAGCTGGTTCGTGTACAGAATCCAGGTATTACTCCGATCAAGCTGAACAGAGAAGCGCAGTCTCCTTTCCTTAAAGGTATTTTAAGCAGCAAGGTGTCTGAGATCAAGCCGGAATTTATCGATTATAAAACAGCGATTCAGACTTCTCAGATTAAAGATAAGAAAGTAAGTTTTGTAAAGAATAAGTATAATGATGTGGCACAGATCAGTTATATTTTCCCTTTCGGAACGGATAATGATAAGGAACTTTCAATCGCCGTCACTCTTTTCGAATATCTTGGAACGGATAAATATACGCCTGAGCAGCTGAAAAGTGAATTCTACAAGCTGGGAATCTCTTACAGCTTCAGAGCGTCTAACGATCAGGTAGTGATTACGCTAAGCGGTCTTGAGGGCAACATGAAAAAAGGTGCTGAGCTTATGAATCACTGGCTGACGAATGTAAAAGCTGACAAAGAGATCTACGGAAAAACCGTGAAAACGATATTGGAGGCAAGAGAAGCCGGGAAAAAGGATAAAATAAGAATCATGGCTGCTCTTACGAACTATGCCAAGTACGGTAAGAATTCCAGAATGACGGATATTGTTTCCAAAGAACGTCTTGAAAGCATTGATGCAGCTGAACTGACTAAGAAGATCAAAGCCCTTAACCAGTCACCATACGAGGTATTGCTTTACGGACAGGATCAGTCAGGTTTAGAAAAGGCAGTTAAGCCGTATATTGCAGAAACCAGCGTCCAGCCGGCAAAAGCAAAAGAATATCAGGAGCCTGCTGCAGAAGGGAAAGTCTATTTCACAAATTATGACATGGTTCAGATGGAAATGTCTAAAGTAGCGAAGGGAGGTGATGTGAATTTGAGTAACTTCGGAAAAGCAAATGTTTTTAACGAGTATTTTGGAAGAGGTCTGTCTTCTATCGTATTTCAGGAGATCAGGGAAAGTAAGTCACTGGCTTATTCTGCTTATGTTTCTTATGCGAACGCAACAGAGAAAGACCATGCAAACTATATCACAAATTATATCGGAACACAGGCCAATAAGCTTCCTCTGGCCGTAAATGCTATGAATGATCTTATGGCATCCCTGCCACAGATTCCGGCACAGTTTGAGAACTCAAAAGGTTCTGCACTGAAACAGATCGCGTCAAACAGGATTAACAGAACGAATATTTTCTTTAATCAGATGGCACTGAAAAAGCTGGGTGTTGATTATGATATCAGAAAAGATATTTATTCTGAAATTCAGGGACTGACACTGCCACAGCTTACAAGCTTCTATGATACTGAGATAAAGCCTGTAAAATACAATACAGCGATCATCGGTAAAAAAGAAAATCTGAATATGGAATCCATCAATAAAATGGGAACATTCCAGGAAGTTTCTCTTGAGGAGATCTTCGGATACTAA
- a CDS encoding BtrH N-terminal domain-containing protein, producing MKLNFEHHQTAHCENGVASNLLLNKGLKLSEPMIFGIGSGLFFVYLPFLKVNFAPGFSYRPMPGAIFSKAAKRLGIKIKREKFSNPKEAQSALERNLNQNIPTGLQVGVFNLTYFPEEYKFHFNAHNLVVYGKEDGKFLISDPVMDYTTTLSEAELEKVRYAKGALPPKGHMYYPTYIPENVNIEEAIKKGIKDTCKNMLAPVPLIGVKAMRWVARSIPKWAEKKGTKVTNHYLGQLIRMQEEIGTGGGGFRFIYGAFLQEASVILKNDELKELSKEITAIGDLWRDFAVDIARVYKNRNSKSDIYNNLSKSMLHIADLEEAFYKKLRKAI from the coding sequence ATGAAACTTAACTTTGAACACCATCAGACCGCCCATTGCGAAAACGGTGTTGCCTCCAATCTGTTACTTAATAAAGGCTTAAAACTTAGTGAACCCATGATCTTCGGGATTGGTTCCGGACTGTTTTTTGTCTATCTGCCATTTCTGAAAGTGAATTTCGCTCCGGGATTCAGCTATAGACCAATGCCAGGTGCTATTTTCAGCAAAGCAGCAAAAAGATTGGGCATTAAAATCAAAAGAGAAAAATTTTCCAATCCTAAAGAAGCACAGTCCGCTTTAGAAAGAAATTTAAATCAGAATATCCCTACAGGACTTCAAGTAGGTGTTTTTAACCTTACCTATTTCCCTGAAGAATATAAATTCCATTTCAATGCTCACAATCTTGTGGTATACGGAAAAGAGGACGGAAAATTCTTGATCAGCGACCCGGTGATGGATTATACCACTACCCTATCAGAAGCTGAGCTGGAAAAGGTAAGATATGCCAAAGGTGCACTGCCTCCAAAAGGACATATGTATTACCCGACTTACATCCCTGAAAATGTGAATATTGAAGAAGCCATTAAAAAAGGAATAAAAGACACCTGTAAAAACATGCTGGCTCCGGTTCCTCTTATCGGCGTAAAAGCCATGAGATGGGTAGCCAGAAGTATCCCGAAATGGGCTGAAAAGAAAGGAACTAAGGTCACCAACCACTATCTCGGACAGCTGATCAGAATGCAGGAAGAGATTGGCACCGGCGGAGGCGGGTTTCGGTTTATTTATGGTGCATTTCTTCAGGAAGCTTCAGTAATTCTTAAAAATGATGAATTAAAAGAGCTATCCAAAGAAATTACAGCCATCGGTGATTTATGGAGGGATTTTGCCGTGGATATTGCCCGTGTTTACAAAAACAGAAACTCGAAAAGCGATATTTATAACAACCTCTCAAAATCCATGCTTCACATTGCAGACCTTGAAGAAGCTTTCTATAAAAAACTGAGAAAAGCGATCTGA
- a CDS encoding ABC transporter ATP-binding protein — MAENMIEIKNLYKKYKNSEEFSVNDISLNIEKNEIYGILGPNGAGKTTLISMLSGLIKPTSGQFTINNLSPQKDSFKIKEIIGIVPQEYALYPTLTAKENLMFYGSLYGLKHKELKRTIDESLEIMGLSKFADKKVEQFSGGMKRRCNLIAGTLHNPKVLFLDEPTVGVDVQSKKVIIDFLQELNKNGTCIIYTSHHLSEAEEFCTKIAIIDRGRIHAVGTPEELVNKVSSAENLEDVFISLTGKELRDVVV, encoded by the coding sequence ATGGCAGAGAATATGATTGAGATTAAAAATCTCTATAAAAAATATAAAAACTCCGAAGAGTTTTCTGTCAACGATATCTCGCTGAATATAGAAAAAAATGAGATCTATGGTATCCTGGGCCCGAACGGAGCAGGAAAAACCACGTTGATCTCTATGCTTTCGGGATTAATTAAACCCACTTCCGGCCAATTTACCATCAATAACCTGTCTCCTCAGAAAGACAGTTTCAAGATTAAAGAAATAATCGGAATTGTACCTCAGGAATATGCGCTTTATCCCACCCTTACGGCTAAAGAAAACTTAATGTTTTACGGAAGCCTGTACGGATTGAAGCATAAAGAACTTAAAAGAACCATCGATGAATCTTTAGAGATCATGGGACTTTCAAAGTTTGCAGACAAAAAGGTAGAACAGTTCTCCGGAGGGATGAAACGCCGATGCAACCTTATCGCAGGAACGCTTCACAATCCTAAAGTATTGTTTCTTGATGAACCTACAGTAGGAGTTGATGTTCAGTCTAAAAAAGTAATCATCGATTTCTTACAGGAACTGAATAAAAACGGAACGTGTATCATTTATACCTCTCACCACCTTTCCGAGGCAGAAGAATTCTGTACGAAGATCGCCATTATCGATCGCGGAAGAATCCATGCCGTAGGAACACCGGAAGAACTGGTCAATAAGGTGTCAAGCGCCGAAAATTTGGAAGATGTTTTCATATCATTAACAGGAAAAGAACTAAGAGATGTTGTTGTATAA
- a CDS encoding ABC transporter permease, protein MLLYKLWRSFVKEILLLKRDIGGIVIIFVMPLLLIVTITLIQDSTFKNLEGSKIPIIFIDNDKSEVSKNIKQELETSKTFQLLTNYNEKSAQKAVFSGDYQMAIVIPENLTKDLNSNIDSKVQTIVSSFGLEGDSAATKKAAPKAKEIHLYFDPATNAGFKNSVMNSVNKMVFEIENKKIYKAFQDQLGTEEKLEENKNLISFKEITPKKGVMDVMPNSVQHNVPAWTLFAIFFIVVPLSINLVKEKSQGTSVRARISPTPYFVHILGKTFTYLIICIIQFLLMVAVGIYLFPYMDLPAFDVSGKMFQLLVVTLFSGLAAIGFGVLLGTIADTQEQSAPFGATSVVVLAAIGGIWVPVFLMPEFMQTVAKFSPMNWGLNAYYDIILRNSGIGGIAKELAFLFAFYIAMVAISIFYERKLHNV, encoded by the coding sequence ATGTTGTTGTATAAACTTTGGAGAAGCTTCGTGAAGGAAATCCTTCTTCTGAAGAGAGATATTGGGGGAATAGTCATTATTTTCGTCATGCCGTTACTGTTAATTGTAACAATCACTTTAATTCAGGATTCTACTTTTAAAAATCTGGAAGGCTCAAAAATCCCGATTATTTTCATTGACAATGACAAATCTGAAGTCTCAAAAAATATAAAGCAGGAGCTGGAAACCAGCAAAACATTCCAGCTGCTGACGAATTATAATGAAAAGTCGGCACAGAAGGCTGTGTTTTCCGGAGATTACCAAATGGCTATCGTTATTCCTGAAAATTTAACGAAAGATTTAAACTCAAATATAGATTCCAAAGTGCAGACGATCGTAAGCTCGTTTGGCTTGGAAGGTGACTCTGCAGCCACTAAAAAAGCAGCTCCAAAAGCAAAAGAAATTCATCTTTACTTTGATCCGGCTACCAATGCAGGATTCAAAAACTCAGTGATGAATTCCGTGAATAAAATGGTTTTTGAAATCGAAAATAAAAAGATCTACAAAGCATTTCAGGATCAGTTGGGTACTGAGGAAAAGCTAGAAGAGAACAAAAATCTAATCAGCTTTAAAGAGATCACTCCGAAAAAAGGAGTTATGGACGTAATGCCTAATTCTGTTCAGCACAATGTTCCGGCGTGGACGCTTTTTGCCATTTTCTTTATTGTAGTTCCTCTTTCCATTAATTTAGTCAAAGAAAAAAGTCAGGGTACCAGCGTAAGAGCAAGGATCAGTCCGACTCCATATTTTGTTCATATTTTAGGAAAAACATTCACTTATCTTATCATATGTATCATCCAGTTTTTACTGATGGTCGCTGTAGGAATTTATCTTTTTCCTTATATGGATCTGCCTGCATTTGATGTTTCAGGAAAAATGTTCCAGCTTCTTGTTGTCACTCTGTTTTCAGGGCTGGCAGCCATCGGATTTGGTGTTCTATTAGGAACTATTGCAGATACCCAGGAACAGTCTGCTCCTTTTGGGGCGACTTCGGTAGTTGTTCTGGCCGCGATTGGAGGAATATGGGTTCCGGTATTCTTAATGCCTGAATTTATGCAGACTGTGGCAAAATTTTCTCCAATGAACTGGGGACTGAATGCCTATTACGATATTATTTTAAGAAACAGCGGTATCGGAGGAATTGCTAAAGAACTTGCATTTCTTTTTGCCTTCTATATTGCCATGGTAGCAATTTCTATTTTTTACGAAAGAAAACTCCACAACGTTTAA